Proteins encoded together in one Psychrobacter sanguinis window:
- a CDS encoding GFA family protein, which produces MLTGKCLCGDIEFACDIDTNPLKIYQCHCTLCKKQSGSSSNSATIIPTTDFKWIKNDTIKSWQKKTGFSSHFCANCGGPVPNLFTPSPNEQYYWIPVGLLDIDGHTDNVKVVANFCLNSKSSWHQIDSEAENFAELPEFKKLLELLS; this is translated from the coding sequence ATGCTGACAGGTAAATGCTTGTGTGGGGATATTGAATTTGCATGTGACATTGACACCAATCCTTTGAAAATATATCAATGCCATTGTACGTTATGCAAAAAGCAGTCAGGCTCAAGCTCTAATTCGGCCACCATTATTCCAACAACTGATTTCAAATGGATTAAAAACGACACAATAAAAAGTTGGCAAAAAAAGACCGGCTTTAGCTCACACTTTTGTGCTAACTGTGGCGGCCCTGTGCCTAATTTATTTACCCCTTCACCCAATGAGCAATACTACTGGATTCCTGTTGGGTTGCTTGATATCGATGGACATACGGATAACGTAAAAGTGGTGGCTAACTTTTGCTTAAACTCAAAATCCAGTTGGCATCAAATTGACTCAGAGGCTGAAAATTTTGCGGAATTACCTGAGTTTAAAAAGTTACTAGAGCTTCTATCATGA
- a CDS encoding DUF503 domain-containing protein, producing MHIGILTLTFSLPGCGSLKEKRMRMGGLHERFGRNPAVAVSESGERNRHDASEWTFVVVGLSKREIESEFSQIEDKIQRVVEARIMDVRREFI from the coding sequence ATGCACATAGGTATTTTAACTTTGACATTCTCATTGCCTGGTTGTGGCTCGCTAAAAGAAAAGCGGATGCGAATGGGCGGATTGCATGAGCGCTTTGGGCGTAATCCTGCAGTAGCAGTTAGTGAAAGTGGCGAGCGTAATCGTCATGACGCCAGTGAATGGACGTTTGTGGTAGTGGGATTGTCTAAACGTGAAATTGAGTCCGAGTTTAGTCAGATTGAGGATAAAATTCAGCGGGTGGTTGAGGCAAGGATTATGGATGTTAGACGTGAGTTTATTTAA
- a CDS encoding outer membrane protein assembly factor BamB family protein: MKIKKLKEYKLKDKRRISPRNQIIIGDNLYSAFIFDKGDTSNSRIICLDICTFEEKWTYDYDFIINKIMKSPISNNIVSVCMNGRVEEIDLLEGQLIKAIDLNVNRCGFPSVIVDNKIVTGGIQGSTQTTCIDLKDFKIEWEFDTDGHSYTPLISAGQVYQCTENYLRCLDLNTGSLIWKVKEASTYLLKAEKFKDLILASGHGLINFYHKHNGRLIKQLRTQTDALDSAIRYITTNEENIYFSDHSGSIYAYECIYLDQYNIETKLLWVFKSDGEIESQLKLYKDYLVFANSNKNLSIINRHTGEECSAVRLKESAEICDILLGEDGSIIIAYEKGYISKFLVGW; encoded by the coding sequence ATGAAAATTAAGAAGTTAAAAGAATATAAATTAAAAGATAAACGTAGAATATCACCAAGAAATCAAATAATTATCGGCGACAATTTATATTCAGCTTTTATCTTTGATAAAGGAGATACGAGTAATAGTAGAATAATTTGCTTGGATATTTGTACTTTTGAAGAGAAATGGACATATGATTATGACTTTATTATTAATAAAATCATGAAATCACCTATTTCCAATAATATCGTAAGTGTATGTATGAATGGGAGAGTTGAAGAGATTGATTTATTAGAAGGTCAATTAATTAAAGCAATTGATTTGAATGTTAACAGATGTGGTTTTCCTTCAGTTATTGTTGATAATAAAATTGTGACAGGAGGTATTCAGGGCTCAACACAGACGACTTGTATAGATTTAAAAGACTTTAAAATTGAATGGGAGTTCGATACTGATGGTCACTCCTATACACCCTTAATATCCGCGGGGCAGGTTTACCAATGTACTGAGAATTACTTAAGGTGTTTGGACTTGAATACAGGCTCTTTAATTTGGAAGGTTAAAGAGGCTTCTACTTATTTGTTGAAGGCTGAAAAATTTAAGGACTTAATATTAGCATCAGGCCATGGTTTAATAAATTTTTATCATAAACATAACGGTAGGCTTATAAAGCAGTTGCGTACTCAAACTGATGCTTTAGACAGTGCAATTAGGTATATAACCACTAACGAAGAAAATATTTATTTTAGCGATCATTCAGGTAGTATTTATGCTTATGAGTGCATTTATCTTGATCAATATAATATTGAGACAAAACTGCTTTGGGTGTTCAAATCTGATGGTGAGATTGAGAGTCAGCTGAAACTATATAAAGATTATCTTGTTTTTGCTAACTCTAATAAAAACCTGTCTATTATTAATAGACATACTGGTGAAGAATGCTCGGCTGTAAGGCTTAAAGAGAGCGCCGAGATTTGCGATATTTTATTAGGAGAAGATGGAAGTATAATTATAGCTTATGAGAAAGGTTATATTAGTAAGTTCCTAGTTGGCTGGTAA
- a CDS encoding ArsO family NAD(P)H-dependent flavin-containing monooxygenase produces MSSKPTTKIFDVIVIGGGQAGLAVGYYLRRAKLDFIILDNQPRSGGAWQNFWPSLRLFSPASVSSLPGRMMTSAKDDSSPYLDDVLSYFDNYEKHYKLPIYRPFEVQSVERDDENDCLRVSDGKFTWLARAVVSATGIWSNPYIPEIEGRQDFQGEQIHSAHYSGPEAYQNKRVLVVGAGNSGAQIFAELVEVTDASWVTREPPQFLPDDVDGRVLFERATQRIKNDASYDTQDESNTESSDTPKGNIVMMPPVKEARDKGLLTTKPMFNHLTEQGVLWSDGEEESIDAIIWCTGFNPELEHLAPLGVIEDDGKVLTEQGQSVKQPRLWLFGYGDWVSPASATIIGAGRSARENVPALVEFLKEDS; encoded by the coding sequence ATGTCATCAAAACCAACCACCAAAATATTCGACGTAATTGTTATCGGCGGTGGCCAAGCAGGATTAGCAGTTGGCTACTACCTAAGACGCGCCAAGCTCGATTTTATTATTCTTGATAATCAACCTCGAAGTGGCGGAGCATGGCAAAACTTTTGGCCGTCATTACGACTGTTCTCGCCAGCCTCAGTAAGCTCACTTCCGGGTAGAATGATGACCTCCGCTAAAGACGATAGCAGTCCCTATCTAGACGACGTTTTAAGCTATTTTGATAACTACGAAAAGCATTACAAATTGCCTATCTACCGCCCTTTTGAGGTACAAAGCGTAGAGCGTGATGATGAAAACGACTGCTTACGAGTCAGCGACGGTAAATTTACGTGGCTTGCGAGAGCCGTTGTAAGTGCAACCGGGATTTGGAGTAATCCTTATATTCCAGAGATTGAAGGACGCCAAGATTTCCAGGGTGAACAAATCCACTCCGCCCACTATTCCGGACCAGAAGCTTATCAAAACAAACGAGTCTTGGTGGTCGGTGCTGGTAACTCAGGAGCACAAATCTTTGCAGAATTGGTTGAAGTCACTGATGCCAGTTGGGTGACCCGTGAGCCGCCACAATTTCTTCCCGATGACGTCGATGGTCGTGTTCTTTTTGAAAGAGCCACACAGCGTATTAAGAATGACGCCAGTTATGATACCCAAGATGAGAGTAATACAGAAAGTTCGGACACGCCCAAAGGCAATATCGTAATGATGCCACCAGTTAAAGAGGCGCGAGATAAAGGATTACTAACCACAAAGCCTATGTTTAATCACTTAACTGAGCAAGGTGTGCTTTGGTCTGATGGTGAAGAAGAATCAATAGATGCGATTATTTGGTGTACAGGCTTTAATCCTGAGCTTGAGCATTTAGCGCCATTGGGTGTAATTGAAGACGATGGCAAAGTATTAACCGAACAGGGGCAATCTGTTAAACAGCCTCGTCTGTGGTTATTTGGCTACGGCGACTGGGTTAGCCCTGCTTCAGCCACCATTATCGGTGCTGGGCGTAGCGCTCGAGAGAATGTACCGGCTTTGGTTGAGTTTTTGAAGGAAGATTCTTAG
- the uvrA gene encoding excinuclease ABC subunit UvrA: MAHEHIKIRGARTHNLKNIDIDIPRDKFVVITGLSGSGKSSLAFDTLYAEGQRRYVESLSAYARQFLSQMDKPEVDSIEGLSPAIAIEQKSTNHNPRSTVGTITEIYDYLRLLYARVGTPYCPVHDLPMVAQTITEMVDDIMALPEDTKLMILAPVVRDRKGEHIVLLEQLVGQGFVRVRVDGNVYDMDELPALEKNKKHTIEVVVDRFKVRDDLGNRVAESLETALRLGGDLAILHYMDGNPNPDASNQNSDDQILSAKHSCPVCDRAVSELEPRLFSFNNPYGACPACDGLGKRQYFAAEKLVTNPEKSLNQGAINGWDKRHAYYFGLLSTVANHFKIDMDLPWQEISKEHRDIILNGSGKEKIEFNFTDERGRKTKKTTPFEGVLPYLERRYAKTQSNFVRDELAKYLADTTCNVCDGARLNEIARNVRVDGRGIADIVQLSIGDAANYYADLHMGGAKGEVSDKIFKEINERLNFLVSVGLDYLNLARSAETLSGGEAQRIRLASQIGAGLMGVMYVLDEPSIGLHQRDNDRLLQTLVRLRDLGNTVLVVEHDEDAIRQADHVIDIGVGAGVHGGHVIAEGTMQEIMDVEESLTGQYLSGKRKIEIPKTRHKAKTIDLNNPPERARIMPMGKAKAAAAAKAAKNAKPKAKKIVPMQIELKGANGNNLQDVDLTIPIGTFTCITGVSGSGKSTLINRTLMPLAATQLNNASTLVPDQYESISGLEYLDKMVDIDQSPIGRTPRSNPATYTGVFTPIRDLFAQTQEAKARGYKAGRFSFNVKGGRCETCQGDGLIKVEMHFLPDMYVPCDSCHGKRYNRETLEIHYKGKSIAEVLEMTVEDATEFFSAIPPIHRRLEALMDVGLSYIRLGQSAPTLSGGEAQRVKLARELAKRDTGQTLYILDEPTTGLHFHDIYKLLNILHALRDKGNTIVVIEHNLDVIKTADWIIDLGPEGGKNGGLIIAEGTPEEVADNEASFTGHFLKPMLEKAS, encoded by the coding sequence ATGGCACACGAACACATTAAGATTCGCGGCGCACGCACCCATAATTTAAAGAATATCGATATTGATATTCCTCGTGATAAATTTGTGGTTATCACCGGTTTGTCAGGGTCAGGTAAGTCCTCTCTTGCCTTTGATACCCTTTATGCTGAAGGCCAACGCCGTTATGTGGAAAGTTTATCGGCTTATGCCCGTCAGTTTTTGTCACAGATGGACAAACCGGAAGTAGACAGCATTGAAGGCTTGTCTCCTGCCATCGCTATTGAGCAAAAATCGACCAACCACAACCCTCGCTCTACGGTTGGTACCATCACTGAGATTTATGACTACCTACGTCTGCTATATGCTCGTGTGGGAACGCCGTACTGTCCTGTGCATGACCTACCCATGGTGGCACAGACCATCACTGAAATGGTCGATGACATCATGGCCTTGCCAGAAGATACCAAGCTAATGATTTTGGCACCAGTCGTCCGTGACCGTAAGGGAGAGCATATTGTTCTGTTAGAGCAATTGGTCGGTCAAGGTTTCGTGCGCGTGCGTGTTGATGGCAACGTTTATGATATGGACGAATTGCCTGCACTTGAGAAGAATAAAAAACACACCATCGAGGTGGTCGTTGACCGCTTCAAGGTGCGCGATGACTTAGGCAACCGTGTCGCTGAAAGTTTAGAAACGGCGCTACGTCTCGGTGGTGATTTGGCTATTTTGCATTATATGGATGGTAACCCTAATCCAGATGCCTCTAATCAAAACAGCGATGACCAAATTCTCTCAGCTAAGCACTCTTGCCCCGTCTGTGATCGTGCGGTGTCCGAGCTAGAGCCTCGTTTATTCAGTTTTAACAACCCTTATGGTGCCTGCCCTGCCTGTGATGGTCTGGGTAAACGCCAGTACTTTGCTGCTGAAAAATTAGTCACCAATCCTGAAAAGTCGCTTAATCAAGGGGCTATCAATGGTTGGGACAAGCGTCATGCCTATTACTTTGGTCTATTGTCTACAGTGGCCAATCACTTCAAAATAGACATGGACTTGCCTTGGCAGGAGATTTCAAAAGAGCACCGTGACATTATTTTAAATGGCTCTGGCAAAGAAAAAATCGAGTTTAACTTTACCGATGAACGTGGCCGTAAAACTAAGAAAACAACGCCATTTGAAGGCGTACTTCCCTATCTTGAGCGCCGTTATGCCAAGACCCAAAGTAACTTTGTACGTGATGAGCTAGCCAAATACTTAGCCGATACCACCTGTAACGTCTGTGATGGTGCTCGTCTAAATGAGATTGCGCGTAACGTTCGTGTTGATGGCCGTGGTATTGCTGACATCGTCCAGTTATCTATCGGCGATGCTGCCAATTACTATGCTGATTTACACATGGGCGGTGCCAAAGGTGAAGTCAGTGACAAGATTTTTAAAGAAATCAACGAACGCTTAAATTTCTTAGTCAGCGTTGGCTTAGACTATCTAAACCTTGCCCGTTCAGCGGAGACCCTATCTGGAGGTGAAGCACAGCGCATTCGTCTTGCCAGCCAAATTGGTGCTGGCCTAATGGGCGTGATGTATGTGCTCGATGAGCCGTCTATCGGTCTGCATCAGCGCGATAATGACCGCTTATTACAGACGCTTGTTCGCTTGCGTGACCTAGGCAATACAGTGTTAGTCGTTGAGCATGATGAAGATGCCATTCGTCAGGCCGATCATGTAATCGATATCGGGGTTGGTGCCGGTGTGCATGGCGGTCATGTTATTGCTGAAGGCACTATGCAAGAAATTATGGATGTTGAGGAATCGCTAACAGGTCAATATTTATCGGGTAAAAGAAAAATTGAGATTCCTAAGACCCGTCATAAAGCCAAAACCATTGATTTAAATAATCCGCCTGAAAGAGCGCGCATTATGCCAATGGGTAAAGCCAAAGCGGCGGCAGCAGCCAAAGCGGCGAAGAATGCTAAGCCCAAAGCGAAAAAAATCGTACCGATGCAAATTGAGCTAAAAGGCGCCAATGGTAATAACTTACAAGATGTGGACTTAACCATTCCTATCGGTACCTTTACCTGTATTACTGGGGTATCAGGCTCGGGTAAATCAACCTTGATTAACCGTACCCTTATGCCTCTAGCAGCTACTCAGTTGAACAATGCTTCAACCTTAGTACCTGATCAATATGAGAGCATTAGTGGTCTTGAGTATCTAGATAAGATGGTCGATATTGACCAAAGCCCTATTGGCCGTACGCCACGCTCAAACCCTGCGACTTATACCGGTGTGTTTACCCCTATCCGTGATTTGTTCGCGCAGACCCAAGAAGCCAAAGCGCGCGGTTATAAAGCGGGTCGATTCAGCTTTAACGTCAAAGGCGGTCGTTGTGAGACTTGTCAGGGTGATGGTCTGATCAAGGTTGAGATGCATTTCTTGCCAGATATGTATGTGCCTTGCGACAGCTGTCATGGCAAACGCTATAACCGTGAGACGCTGGAGATTCATTACAAAGGCAAGAGCATCGCTGAAGTATTAGAGATGACTGTGGAAGATGCGACTGAATTCTTCTCAGCAATTCCACCGATTCACCGTCGTCTTGAAGCGCTGATGGATGTTGGCTTAAGCTATATCCGTCTAGGTCAGTCTGCCCCTACTTTATCAGGAGGTGAGGCGCAACGGGTTAAGCTGGCTCGTGAGCTTGCCAAACGTGATACCGGTCAGACCTTATATATCTTGGATGAGCCAACCACTGGTCTGCATTTCCATGATATTTATAAGTTGCTTAATATCCTTCACGCCTTACGTGATAAGGGCAATACCATCGTGGTCATCGAACACAATTTAGATGTGATTAAGACTGCCGACTGGATTATTGATTTAGGCCCTGAAGGCGGTAAAAATGGTGGTCTAATTATCGCTGAAGGTACGCCTGAGGAAGTGGCAGACAACGAAGCTTCGTTTACCGGTCATTTCTTAAAGCCTATGCTTGAGAAAGCTTCGTAG